From the Mesorhizobium koreense genome, the window GATCATCTCGGCACCATCTTGATCGATCAGCGCTTCGGGCGCTTCAGCCTGCCAGGCCAATATCGATCGGCCGGAAGCCTCCAGCACCTCCAGCGCACGCACGATACGCTGGCCGTCCGCCGGCTTCAGTTTCCGTGCCGCTTCGGCGTCCTCCTTCTGCAGCACGCGATGGAGTTCTTGAGGGCCTTCCTCCGCAAGCGCCCGGCGCCATCGCTCCGACACGTCTGGCGGGATGGCCGGCATCGGCGCGAGGCCGCCTAACAAGGCGCGGAAATAGAGTCCCGTGCCGCCGACGAAAACAGGGATGCGGTCGCGGAACACATCGGTCTCGGCAAGTTCCCGGACATCGCGCAGCCATTGCCCGGTCGAGTAGTTTTCGCGCGGATGAACATGACCGTAGAGCAGATGCGGCGCCATGTGCGTTTGCGCCTCGTCTGGGCGCGCCGTCAGGATGCGCAGCACCGAATAGACCTGCATGGAATCCGCATTGACGACGACACCGCCGCGCTGCCTGGCCATTTCCAGCGCCAGCGTGGACTTGCCGCTGGCGGTCGGCCCGGCTATCAGGATCGCCTTTCCGATCAACGTGATAATCCCATGTCCCTCATCGCGACGCTCATCTCCAGCCCGGGCCGGCTGACGCCCGCGATCGGCACTATGGCGATGGAGGCTGTCAGTGCAAGTGCGATCGGCTGGCTGGCGGAGAGAACGGCCTGTGAGTTTGCCCTGCCCGAGGGTGCCGATGCCGAGACGGCCGAGCTTCGGCTGCGCGAGGCGCTTGCCGCGGAGCCTGTCGATATCGTCGTGCAACCCGCCGGCGGGAGGCGCAAGAGGATTCTGATCGCCGACATGGACTCCACCATGATCGACCAGGAATGCATCGACGAACTGGCCGACGAGATCGGCATGAAGGACCACATCGCCGCCATCACCCGGCGTGCCATGAACGGAGAGATAGCCTTCGAGCCGGCACTGCGGGAGCGCGTGCTCCTCCTCAAAGGCCTGCCCGTCGCAGTCATCGCGCAAGTGCTCGAAAGACGCATAACGCTTGCCGCCGGTGGCCGCGAGCTGATTGCGACAATGAAGACCAATGGCACCCATACCGCGCTCGTCTCCGGCGGCTTCACCGCCTTCACCGGCCCCGTCGCCGCCAGGCTCGGCTTTGACGAGAACATCGCCAACCGTCTTCTTGAGGAGAGCGGAAAACTGGCCGGCAAGGTCGCCGAGCCGATCCTGGGTCGGCAGGCGAAGGCGGATGCACTCGTGAAGATCGCCGCGCGGCTCAAGCTGACGCCAGCCGATGCGATGGCGGTCGGCGACGGCGCCAACGACCTCGACATGATCCGGTTGGCGGGATCGGGCGTTGCGCTGCACGCCAAGCCTTCGGTGGCGGCCGAAGCTCGCATCCGCATCGACCATGGCGACCTCACCGCCCTCCTCTACGTCCAGGGCTACAGGCAATCGGAATTCGTCCGATGAAGCCGATACGGACCCCGCGTCTCCTGCTGCGTAGCTGGGAAGAACGCGACCGTGATCTCTTCCACCGCATCAATTCCGATCCTGTCGTCATGGAATTCTTCCCGTTCCGCCGCGACCGGGCGCAGGCGGATGCGAAAATGGACGAATTGCAGGCAGCCATCGAGCGTGACGGCTTCGGCTTCGCTGCCATGGAAGTAATTCAAACCGGCGGATGCGCCGGCTTTGCAGGACTAAGCCGGCCGCACGACCTGCCGATGTTTCCCAAGGGGACGATCGAGATCGGTTGGCGGCTGGCACCGGAATATTGGGGCAAGGGCTATGCGACGGAGGCGGCCGAGGCCTGGCTTGCCTTCGGGTTCGAAACGCTCGGCCTGGACGAAATCGTCTCCTTCGCAGTCGCCGCCAACCGGCGCTCGACCGCCGTCATGGAGCGTATCGGCATGAAGGCCGATCCGGCTTCGGATTTCGATCATCCGGCGATCGGCGAAGACTATGCACATCTCCGCCGCCATGCCGTCTACCGCCTGTCCCGCGCAGATTGGAAGGCACGGCAAAGGAAGCCGTAGCCGGCGCCGCTACCCGTCGATCCGCACCGTCACGAAGCGCAGTTCGCCGCTCTTCGAAGCCAGCATCAGGAGCGCGGCCTTCCGTCCCTGGCTCTTCAGCGCCGCGATCCGCTCGGACACGTCCTTCGGCTTCGAAACCGTCTGCTGCGTGATTTCGGTGATCACATCGCCGGCCGCGATACCCTTCTCGGCAGCCACCGAATCGGACTCGACATCCGTGACGACCACGCCGGCAACATCGGCGGCGATCTTGAACTTCCCGCGCGTGGCGTCGTCAAGCTCGCCCAGCGACATGCCGAGCACCGTATTGGAGGGCGCCTGCTTGTCTGTCTGGTCGGGAGCGGCGCTGTCGGAATGGCTTTCCTCCGCGCTGGCGAGTTTGTCGCCGTCCTCCAGCCGCCCGAGCTTGACCAGAACCGCCTGCTCCTTGCCCTTGCGGATGACGACGATCTGGACATCCTTGCCGACGGGGCTCTCGGCCACGACGCGCGGCAATTCATGCATCGCCTTGATGTCGTGTCCGTCGAATTTGACGATCACGTCGCCCGGCAGGATCTCGCCGTGGTCGACGGGCCCGCCCTTGATGACGCCCGAGACCAAAGCTCCCCTGGCGGATGGCAGGTCGAGACTTTCGGCGACCTCGTCGGTCACCGGCTGGATGCGGACGCCAAGCCAGCCGCGCCGCGTTTCACCATATTCGGCAAGCTGCTGCACCACTGCCGCGGCGAGTTGGGAGGGGATGGAGAAGCCGATGCCGATCGAGCCGCCGGACGGTGAGATGATGGCCGTGTTGATGCCGATCACTTCACCGTTCATGTTGAACAGCGGTCCGCCGGAATTGCCGCGGTTGATGGCCGCGTCGGTCTGGATGTAATCGTCATAGGGGCCGGAATTGATGTCGCGATTGCGCGCGGAGATGATGCCGAGCGTCACCGTGCCGCCGAGCCCGAACGGGTTGCCGATCGCCATCACCCAGTCGCCGATGCGCATCTTCTCCGAATCGCCGAACTTGACGGCCTTGAGCTTGTGCTTGGCAGGATCGACCTTGAGGACCGCGATGTCGGTCTTGCTGTCGGTGCCGACCAGCGTCGCCTTCAGCTTGGTGCCGTCGGAAAAGTTCACCTCGATATCGTCGGCATCTGCGATCACATGGTTGTTCGTGACGACCAGCCCCTTGGCGGCGTCGAAGACGAAACCCGATCCGAGCGACTGCACCTTGCGGGGATTGTTGTCGTTATCGCCGTCGCGGTTCTTGAAGAAGTCGTTGAAGAAATCCTCGAATGGCGAGCCTTCCGGCAGCTTCGGCATGGGAACGCTGTCGGGCGATTCGCCGCCGCTGACGGTTTGCGAGGTCGAGATATTAACCACGGCGTCGAGCAAGCCGGCAGCAAGGTCGGCGACCGAAGTCGGCCCTCCGCCGGGAAGTTTCGACGGCTGAACCTGGGCCGGCGCACCGGACATGCCGAACGTGAGCACGGCGGCCGCGGCAACCGCCGTCATGCGCGAGGCGCGCGTGAAATCGATCCATGCCATGCGCAAACATCTCCAGCTTTCGCCAGGCAGGCTACGCAGCCGGCCGGCACCCCGCCTCAGCCATTCTGACATGAATTGAGGCGCGTTTGGGACTCTAGGCCGTATCGAGCCGTAAATACCGCGTTACCGGCGCACGAGCCAGACGATGCCGACGCCGGCCGCCACCGAAACCAAGCCGGCGATGCGCAGCGTCGGTTCCGGCACGCTCTTCACCTGCTCGGCGAGTTTTTTGGCGAAATTAGGCAACAGCCCATAGAAAACCCCTTCGAGCACGAGCACAAGCCCGATCGCGTCGAGGAAATCATGCACGCGCCTGCCCCCGCCTACTGGTTGGACGCCGGGCTACGCGTCTGGCCCGATTTTTCCGATGAACCGGCGGTCCCCGACGCCCCGGCACTATTCCTTGCAGCGTTGGAGGCGGCAAGCAGCCCGGAAGCGTCGTTGAAATATTTGAAGAACTCCGAATCCGGCGACAGGACCATCGTCGTCCCATTTCCGCCCAGCCCGGTCTCATAGGCCTTCATGGAACGGTAGAACTGGAAGAAATCCGGATCCCGCTGATAGGCGTCGGCGAATACCTTGTTGCGTTCGGCATCGCCCTCGCCGCGCAGGATGTCGGCGTCGCGCTGCGCCTCGGCGACCGTCACCGTCGCTTCGCGGTCCGCCTCGGCCTTGATACGGATCGAAGCCTGCGTGCCGCGGGCTCGTATCTGCGCGGCCTCGGCGAGACGCTCGGCCTTCATGCGCTCGAAGGTCTGCGTGGAGACTTCGGCCAACAGATCGGTCCGCAATATGCGCACGTCCACGATTTCCACCCCGAGCACGTCGGCCTGCGGGCGCAACTGGTCGCGCACTTCGAGCATCATCTGCAGGCGTTCCTCCGACAGCGCATCCTCGAAGGAGCGCTGGCCGTAGACGCTGCGGAGCGCCGCATCGAGCCGCGTGCGCAGGTTGGCCTCCAGCAGGTCGAGATTGCCCGAGACGGTCTTGCGGAATTTGAACGGGTCGGTGATCCGGAAGGCGACGAACGCATCGACGACATAGCGCCGACCGTCATTCACCTGCACGCGGAGATTGTCGATGTCGAGCCTGAGGATGCGGCTGTCGACGAACTGCACGGTGTCGATGAAGCGGGTCGGCACCTTGAAGTAGATGCCGGGCTTCGCCTCGACGCGGGTAATCTCGCCGAATCTCAGCACGATCGCCTGCTGCGTCGGCGTGACGATGAAGATGGAGGAATAGACGAGGAAGAGGATGACGACGAGAGCGCCGACGATAAACGGAAGTCGGCTCATTTCGACACCCCCTGGCCGTTCGTCAGGCTTTGGGACGGAAGCTTGGGCAAGGCCTGCTTCATCAACTGGTCAAGCGGCAGATAAGGCACGACCCCCTGCCCGTTCTTCTCATCGATGATGATCTTGTTGGTGTGGCCAAGAACCTTTTCCATGGTCTCGAGGTAAAGCCGCTTACGCGTCACGTCCTCGGCCTTCTTGTATTCATTGTAGACGGAGACGAACCGTGCGGCCTCGCCCTGCGCCTCGGCGATCACGCTCTGCTTGTAGCCCTGCGCTTCCTCGCGGAGACGCGAGGCTTCGCCGCGGGCATCACCGAGCTTCTTGTTCGAATATGCGTCGGCCTCGCGCTGGAAACGGTCCTGATCCTGCTGGGCGCGCTGAACTTCCTCGAACGCGTCGGCGACCTCGGGTGGCGGGTCGGCCTTTTCGAGCTGGATGCCGACGATGGAGATGCCGGCGTTGTAGGCGTCAAGCGTGGTCTGGGTGACCTTCTGGACCGATTCTTCCAGCTTCTGCCGGCCGCCGGTGCGCACCTCATCGTCGGGTGTCCGGCCGACGAATTCACGCATCGCGCTTTCCGCGACGCTGCGCACCATCTGCTCCGGGTCGTCGATATTGAAGAGAAACTTCTTTGGATCGTTCACGCGCCAGATGACGGTGAAATCGACGTCGATGATATTCTGGTCGCCCGAAAGCATCTGGCTCTCGTCGCTGGAATTGTTGGAGAAGCTGCCGATCGCCTCCCGAATCTGCTGTGTCTGGACGATCTGGACCTGCTCCAGCGGCCACCACATGAAATGCAGGCCGGGTTCCTCGACCGCCTCCTTCGGCTGACCGAGGAAGAGTTCCTGTCCGAGTTCGTCGGGCTGGACGGTGTAGACCGACTTGAAGGCCCAGAAGACGACCAGAACGGCAACGATCAGGACCCCGATGGCGAAGCCGCCGCCACCGCCGGGAAAAGCGCTCTTCAGCCGGTCCTGGCCACGACGCAGGATGGCCTCGAGGTCGGGCGGGGTGCCTTGCGGACCGCCGCCGCCGGTTCCACGCGGCCCCTGGCCCCACGGACCGCCACCATTGCCGCCGCCTCCCCATGGCCCGCCGCCGCCACTCTGATTGCTCCAGGGCATGAATTCCCTCTCGGTCCCGATTGCCTCCACCGGACGGCGCGGCATATGCGTTCGTGTTCTTATAGGGATGCCGCCATGCCCTTTCAACGCGCGGAAGGCACGCAATCTTCGATATGGTAAGGATTCGAGGCTGTCAGGCCTATAAACTCATGCGGCGCTTCGACGCTCATAGACCGCATGGCGCGTCGGATAGTTGTCGCGCTCACCGGAGGGAACATCCACCGAGGAGATTTCGGTCCAAGTCGCCGGGTCTATGGCCGGGAAGAAAGTGTCGCCGTCAATAGCCGCAAGGACATGCGTCACGTGCAGCGTATCCGCCAGCGGCAAGGCATCGCCGAAAATTTCTCCACCGCCGATGACGCAGATCTCGCGTACCTCAGGCATCCCTGCCGCGCGCTTCCGCGCAAGGCGCATCGCTTCCTCCAGCGAAGGAGCGGTCTCCACACCCTCCGCATGCCAATCCTTATGCCGCGTGACGACGATGTTCAGCCGGCCCGGCAGCGGCCTGCCGACGCTCTCGAACGTCTTGCGGCCCATAATGATCGGGCTGCCCATCGTGTCGGCCTTGAAACGCTTGAGATCGGTCGAAAGCCGCCACGGCAGCCCGCCGGCGCGCCCGATCACGCCGTTCTCCGCGATCGCCACATGAATGCCGACCTTGAGCGGCGTGTCTGCCATCGACCGACCCCTCACACCGCGACCTTGGCGCGGATATGCGGATCGGCCTCGTAGTCCTCGATGCGGAAATCCTCGTAGCGGAAGGCGAAGAGGTCCGTCACTTCAGGATTGATCCAAAGCGTCGGCAGCTTCTTCGGCGTGCGCTGGAGTTGTTCACGCGCCTGCTCGAAATGGTTGGCATAGAGATGCGCATCGCCCAGCGTAAGGATGAACTCGCCCGGTTCGTAGCCGGAAACCTGGGCCACCATCACGGTAAGCAGCGCATAGGACGCGATGTTGAAAGGCACACCGAGGAAGATATCGCCGGAACGCTGATAGAGCTGGCAGGACAGCCGCCCATCCGCGACATAGAACTGGAATAGGCAGTGACAGGGCGGCAACGCCATCTCGTCCACCAACGCCGGGTTCCAGGCCGACACGATCAGCCGGCGCGAATGAGGGTTTCGGTGCAAATCGTTCAGAAGATTGGCAATCTGATCGATGTGACGGCCGTCCGGCGCAGGCCATGAACGCCATTGGTAACCGTAGACAGGGCCGAGATCGCCTTTCTCGTCGGCCCATTCGTCCCAGATGGAAACGCCGTTCTCCTTCAGGTAGCGGATATTGGTATCGCCCGCGAGGAACCACAGAAGTTCATGGACGATCGACTTCACATGCAGCTTTTTCGTGGTGAGGAGCGGAAAGCCCTTGGCAAGATCGAAGCGCATCTGGTGACCGAAGATCGAGCGCGTGCCGGTGCCGGTGCGGTCTGGCCGGTCGGCACCGTGTTCCAGCACATGGGCAAGCAGATCGAGATATTGGCGCATAGGCGCTCCCGCGCGATTCGGAGAGGACGACTATAGTCGCCTCACGCGCCGGCAGGCAAAGCCGGCGCGCGGTCTTGAACGCCTTATTTGGATGTTTTGGTCGCTGGCTTCCAGCGGCTTAAAGCGCCGAGAGCTTTCCCAGATGCTTGGCCGCGAGATAATAGAAGGTCACACGGCTCTTGGTGTTGTCGGATGCCATGGTTTCGCAGACCTTTTCCAACACGCCGTCCACCTTCGCATCGTCGGTGACACCGAGCTTCTTGCCGCACCAGCTCGTCTTCACGCGCTCGAGTTCCTTCGGGTCCGAGCAGGAAACGAGCGAGGAATCACGGTTCCTCAACGCTATGCCCAGATGCTTGACGATCTTGCCGACGATCTCCTCGCTCGCCGTGGCGTCGTATTTCCTTACGTCCGAGATGTAGTCCGCCATTTCATGGCCTCCTCGTCTGAAGCGGCGGCCTCTCTCCGTCGAAGGCAAGCCGCGAACGTCCCCGCGCGGGAAATGTCGGAAAACTGGCCGTTCGAGTCAATGTGGAAGGGTACGGCATGCGCTAGCCCTCTTCCCATGCGCGGCCGTCGCACCTATATTCGGCCTGCCGGCTTGTCCGGCTATGGCGATAAACTGCCGATGCAATAAGCCGTTCGGACCCGGGGGCGGTACCCGGCGCCTCCACCAAAAACCGCCGCAGCCTTCCATGGCGGCTTTTGATGGGGGCGAAACAGGATCGACGAAGGTGTAAAGATCGGACTTTCGCCCGGCATTGTACCACCGTTATCGGGCTAAACCTATAGTTGCTAATGACAACTATGCGGAAGCTCGTCTCGCTGCGTAAGCAGTGCGAACGCTTCAAATTAAGCCCTAGCGGTTCGCACTGCTAGGCGGGGTTCGGAGGCACCTGGCAACAGAAGCCTCCACTTCCCTTCCCCTTATTTCAATCCCGTCTCGCTGGCCCCGTAATTCGGCGCGGCCGCGTTTCCTTTTCGCATCGGAGGCACCGTGCGAGATCCGATCGATCGCTTTCATGTCCTTACCGGCGGCCCGGGATCTGGCAAGACCACTCTCATCGACGCACTGAAGGCGAGAGGGTATGCCACGACTCCCGAAGCCGGTCGTACGGTGATCCGCGAGCAGCTTGCGGTCGGCGGCAAGGCCCTGCCCTGGACTGATCGGCAGCTTTTTGCTGAGCGGATGCTCACCTTCGACCTGTGCAACTACGCCGAAGCGTTGGAAGCGAGCGGCCCTGTCTTCTTCGATCGGGGCGTGCCCGACGTGGTCGGTTACCTGGAGCTTTGCAACCTGCCGGTGTCGGACGCTGCAATGGATGCCGTCGACACGTATCGCTACGCGCGCGGTGTTTTTATCCTGCCGCCATGGCCGGACATCTTCAGGCAGGATGCTGAACGCAAGCAGTCCTTCGAGGAAGCGGAGCGCACGTTCCGCGCGATGATCGCGGTCTATTCGCGCCTTGGCTACGATCTGGTGGAAGTACCGCAAGGACCGATCGATGCGCGCGCGGATTTCATTCTCGCCCGCATCAGTCTTTAGAGCGCCGTTATTCCGCCGGCGCTCCTTCCCTCGCGGCGCCTCCTCGCCGGCCCACCGCGAACTGCGCAAGCAGGAATGCGACGAGCGCACAGCCGGCGATACCGGCCACCATCGGCAACGCCGTACCGTTGGAGAAATAGCCGACCAACGCCATGGCTAGGACGCCGACGACGAATTGCAGCGTTCCCATCAGCGCCGAGGCCGCGCCGGCGATCGGCCCGTGATCGTCGAGCGCCAGAACCGAAGTCGTCGGCAGCACGAGACCAAGGAAGCCGTAGCCGATGAAGAGCAACCCCATCAGCACCTCGACGCTGTCGATGCCTACAAGCGTGACCACGAAGAGCAGCGCCATGAAAGCCAGATAGCCCGCGACAGCCACACGCACCACGCGCTCCAGCCCGTAGCGCTCCGTCAGCATCCCCGTAAGCTGTGCCATGGCGAAGAAGGAGATGGCATTGAAGGAAAAGGCCAGGCTGTACTGGAACGGGCTCAGGCCGAAATGGTCGATGAAGACGAAGGACGAGCTCGACAGATAGACGAAGAAACTCGATATGCCGAAACCGCCGATGAAGGTTAGCGCTAGGAAGCGGCCGTCGCGCAACAGATACCAGTAGCTGGTGATCGCGGTACGGATGCCGCTGCCGATACGTTCCTCCGGCGGTCGGGTTTCCGCCTGAAAAAGAGCAAGCAGGACGATGCCGATGACCGCCGCGCCGGTCACGGTCCAGAAGATGGCCCGCCAGCCGAGATGGCCGATGATGATGCTGCCGGTCAGCGGCGCCAGCAGCGGCGAGACGCTGAACACCAACATCAGGAGCGACATCAACCGCGTCGCCTCCGATCCGGTATGCAGATCGCGCACTATGGCACGCGGCACGACCATGCCGGCACAGGCGCCAAGACCCTGGACGAAGCGGAAGAAGATCAGCCATTCGATGGTCGGCGACAGCGCAGCCCCAACGCCGCCTGCCGCGAAGAGGCCGAGCCCGCCATAGAGCGGCGCCTTGC encodes:
- the miaA gene encoding tRNA (adenosine(37)-N6)-dimethylallyltransferase MiaA, producing MIGKAILIAGPTASGKSTLALEMARQRGGVVVNADSMQVYSVLRILTARPDEAQTHMAPHLLYGHVHPRENYSTGQWLRDVRELAETDVFRDRIPVFVGGTGLYFRALLGGLAPMPAIPPDVSERWRRALAEEGPQELHRVLQKEDAEAARKLKPADGQRIVRALEVLEASGRSILAWQAEAPEALIDQDGAEMILLDPERRLLVERIEKRFDGMIEEGAAAEVEALLALRLDPKLPAMKAIGVREIAAALDGRLRMEEAIARTKAATRQYAKRQGTWFRHQMGPKWERRAG
- the serB gene encoding phosphoserine phosphatase SerB, with protein sequence MSLIATLISSPGRLTPAIGTMAMEAVSASAIGWLAERTACEFALPEGADAETAELRLREALAAEPVDIVVQPAGGRRKRILIADMDSTMIDQECIDELADEIGMKDHIAAITRRAMNGEIAFEPALRERVLLLKGLPVAVIAQVLERRITLAAGGRELIATMKTNGTHTALVSGGFTAFTGPVAARLGFDENIANRLLEESGKLAGKVAEPILGRQAKADALVKIAARLKLTPADAMAVGDGANDLDMIRLAGSGVALHAKPSVAAEARIRIDHGDLTALLYVQGYRQSEFVR
- a CDS encoding GNAT family N-acetyltransferase, with the translated sequence MKPIRTPRLLLRSWEERDRDLFHRINSDPVVMEFFPFRRDRAQADAKMDELQAAIERDGFGFAAMEVIQTGGCAGFAGLSRPHDLPMFPKGTIEIGWRLAPEYWGKGYATEAAEAWLAFGFETLGLDEIVSFAVAANRRSTAVMERIGMKADPASDFDHPAIGEDYAHLRRHAVYRLSRADWKARQRKP
- a CDS encoding DegQ family serine endoprotease, which translates into the protein MAWIDFTRASRMTAVAAAAVLTFGMSGAPAQVQPSKLPGGGPTSVADLAAGLLDAVVNISTSQTVSGGESPDSVPMPKLPEGSPFEDFFNDFFKNRDGDNDNNPRKVQSLGSGFVFDAAKGLVVTNNHVIADADDIEVNFSDGTKLKATLVGTDSKTDIAVLKVDPAKHKLKAVKFGDSEKMRIGDWVMAIGNPFGLGGTVTLGIISARNRDINSGPYDDYIQTDAAINRGNSGGPLFNMNGEVIGINTAIISPSGGSIGIGFSIPSQLAAAVVQQLAEYGETRRGWLGVRIQPVTDEVAESLDLPSARGALVSGVIKGGPVDHGEILPGDVIVKFDGHDIKAMHELPRVVAESPVGKDVQIVVIRKGKEQAVLVKLGRLEDGDKLASAEESHSDSAAPDQTDKQAPSNTVLGMSLGELDDATRGKFKIAADVAGVVVTDVESDSVAAEKGIAAGDVITEITQQTVSKPKDVSERIAALKSQGRKAALLMLASKSGELRFVTVRIDG
- a CDS encoding DUF2065 domain-containing protein, translating into MHDFLDAIGLVLVLEGVFYGLLPNFAKKLAEQVKSVPEPTLRIAGLVSVAAGVGIVWLVRR
- the hflC gene encoding protease modulator HflC encodes the protein MSRLPFIVGALVVILFLVYSSIFIVTPTQQAIVLRFGEITRVEAKPGIYFKVPTRFIDTVQFVDSRILRLDIDNLRVQVNDGRRYVVDAFVAFRITDPFKFRKTVSGNLDLLEANLRTRLDAALRSVYGQRSFEDALSEERLQMMLEVRDQLRPQADVLGVEIVDVRILRTDLLAEVSTQTFERMKAERLAEAAQIRARGTQASIRIKAEADREATVTVAEAQRDADILRGEGDAERNKVFADAYQRDPDFFQFYRSMKAYETGLGGNGTTMVLSPDSEFFKYFNDASGLLAASNAARNSAGASGTAGSSEKSGQTRSPASNQ
- the hflK gene encoding FtsH protease activity modulator HflK, encoding MPWSNQSGGGGPWGGGGNGGGPWGQGPRGTGGGGPQGTPPDLEAILRRGQDRLKSAFPGGGGGFAIGVLIVAVLVVFWAFKSVYTVQPDELGQELFLGQPKEAVEEPGLHFMWWPLEQVQIVQTQQIREAIGSFSNNSSDESQMLSGDQNIIDVDFTVIWRVNDPKKFLFNIDDPEQMVRSVAESAMREFVGRTPDDEVRTGGRQKLEESVQKVTQTTLDAYNAGISIVGIQLEKADPPPEVADAFEEVQRAQQDQDRFQREADAYSNKKLGDARGEASRLREEAQGYKQSVIAEAQGEAARFVSVYNEYKKAEDVTRKRLYLETMEKVLGHTNKIIIDEKNGQGVVPYLPLDQLMKQALPKLPSQSLTNGQGVSK
- a CDS encoding dihydrofolate reductase: MADTPLKVGIHVAIAENGVIGRAGGLPWRLSTDLKRFKADTMGSPIIMGRKTFESVGRPLPGRLNIVVTRHKDWHAEGVETAPSLEEAMRLARKRAAGMPEVREICVIGGGEIFGDALPLADTLHVTHVLAAIDGDTFFPAIDPATWTEISSVDVPSGERDNYPTRHAVYERRSAA
- a CDS encoding thymidylate synthase, which gives rise to MRQYLDLLAHVLEHGADRPDRTGTGTRSIFGHQMRFDLAKGFPLLTTKKLHVKSIVHELLWFLAGDTNIRYLKENGVSIWDEWADEKGDLGPVYGYQWRSWPAPDGRHIDQIANLLNDLHRNPHSRRLIVSAWNPALVDEMALPPCHCLFQFYVADGRLSCQLYQRSGDIFLGVPFNIASYALLTVMVAQVSGYEPGEFILTLGDAHLYANHFEQAREQLQRTPKKLPTLWINPEVTDLFAFRYEDFRIEDYEADPHIRAKVAV
- a CDS encoding DUF2853 family protein, producing MADYISDVRKYDATASEEIVGKIVKHLGIALRNRDSSLVSCSDPKELERVKTSWCGKKLGVTDDAKVDGVLEKVCETMASDNTKSRVTFYYLAAKHLGKLSAL
- a CDS encoding AAA family ATPase, which encodes MRDPIDRFHVLTGGPGSGKTTLIDALKARGYATTPEAGRTVIREQLAVGGKALPWTDRQLFAERMLTFDLCNYAEALEASGPVFFDRGVPDVVGYLELCNLPVSDAAMDAVDTYRYARGVFILPPWPDIFRQDAERKQSFEEAERTFRAMIAVYSRLGYDLVEVPQGPIDARADFILARISL
- a CDS encoding multidrug effflux MFS transporter, with product MTARFLRIAIVLGLISAVGPFAIDMYLPALPSIGSDLSASSGAVQMTLLAFFLAVSAGQVLVGPLSDMIGRKAPLYGGLGLFAAGGVGAALSPTIEWLIFFRFVQGLGACAGMVVPRAIVRDLHTGSEATRLMSLLMLVFSVSPLLAPLTGSIIIGHLGWRAIFWTVTGAAVIGIVLLALFQAETRPPEERIGSGIRTAITSYWYLLRDGRFLALTFIGGFGISSFFVYLSSSSFVFIDHFGLSPFQYSLAFSFNAISFFAMAQLTGMLTERYGLERVVRVAVAGYLAFMALLFVVTLVGIDSVEVLMGLLFIGYGFLGLVLPTTSVLALDDHGPIAGAASALMGTLQFVVGVLAMALVGYFSNGTALPMVAGIAGCALVAFLLAQFAVGRRGGAAREGAPAE